The genomic segment GGGGTAGCAAAATTGCTTTACGGGGGTAATTTCGGGTCCGCGCTGGGGGTGAAAATGGGGAATGTGGGGGTGGTGGGAGGTTGTTAAAGGATCGGTGAGATGTCCCCAAAATCCCACCTACCTTTACCTTAAGCGTTGTGATGGGGTTACCGTGTGTAGTCATCAGATGACCTGTGAGAAAGCTGTCCTTGGCATTATCAAGCGTAAAATAAAATATGCAGATAGGTATAAAGCTAGTATATTTAGCGGCAAAAAATGTAGGCACTTACAGATAGCTGCTATGCGAACAGGAGCCGTTGCGGCGGGGAAGAATTTTGAATGCAAATAAACCATTGCCCATGTGATGAAAAAAGAGTTATATGTGTTGCATTATTGATGTCGCAGATTTGTTATCTCATGTGCAGTGTCGCAGCTATGTGATATGCCTGTGGTCCTGCCCCCGCGGGGCAAGAGGATTGATTGATGAGAGTGTAGTCGATGCAGGATAGCGCCAGTCCTTAGTGAAAGTGACTGACAATCGGGGGTATGAATAAAATTCGGTGATGGCTGCTGATGCAATATATTTGCATGAGAATCGTGACGTGCGCAGAACATCGGGTGGGGGTGCAAAAGATGTAAATACCGTCCCGGTTTTATTTACTGGGCTTATTTGATTATTGTTGTGGTATGAATGAACCGCGCTGGCTTAGTGATGAAGAACAAGCGCTATGGCGCTTGTGTTTGGCGTCTGTGCGTAAAGCAAGTCGCTGCATAGATGAGACTTTGCAAAGAGGATATGAACTATCGACCCCAGAGTTTGCGGTTTTGGTTAGTTTGTCTGAAAGTCCACACCATGAAATTAGGCTTCGTGACCTGTGTAGCGACCTCAACTGGGATCGCAGCCGCACGTCACATCAAATCACCAGGATGGAGCGCAGGGGGCTTGTGCGCAAGCAAAAATGCGCCGGTGATGCCCGAGGTGTGGTTGTGGAACTGACGGATGAAGGGCAACGCAGATTAGAAAAAGCAGCTCCGGCTCATGTTGAGTCAGTACGACAGTTGCTCTTTGACCACCTCACTGAGGAAGAAGCACGAGCGCTCAAGGGCTTCATGGAGAAGGTGATCAACGTGAAGGGCATCCCTGGTGCGGAAACCTAAGCCGGATACCCTTAAATCAGGGAGAAATCAGGGAGAACCCTGATGCGATAGGTCCGTATCTCCAGGCACACTAAATGGTGAATCAGATTTTAACTACCCACCCGTGAAGGAGACTGATCACCATGTCGAACCTCCCGAAGCTGTCACGCAGGCTACACCGCAGCCGGACCAACCGTATGATTGCGGGTGTGCTGGGTGGCATCGCTGAAACCTATGGCTGGGACGCTAACGTACTGCGTCTGCTTTTTGTCTTGTCGTGGCTGCTTCCTGGCCCCCAGTTCATCCTGTACTTCGTTGCCTGGGTCCTGATGCCGGACGATAACTCTTTGGGCTTTTAGGGCTTGTAACAACGGCTAATCCCAGCCATCCCCTATGTGGGAGGCTGGGATTAGTGCTGTGGTGCCCCCGACACGATTCGAACGTGCGACCGCTGGTACCGGAAACCAGTGCTCTATCCCCTGAGCTACGGAGGCGAAACAACGTTGCTGATCTTAGCACCGTTGCAGGAAAAACATTAAACCCGCAGGATAGGTGTTCACTGCGGGTTTATGTCGGTGTCGTGCTTACGAGACGATAACCACGATGAGCGTACGGGGGCCGTGCACACCCTCCACGCGGTTGAGCTCAATATCCGACGTTGCGGATGGTCCAGAGATCATCGTGATGGGAAGCTTACGGTCGAGCCGCTCTACCATTTCCGGCACACCATAGACGATAGACGGTTGCCGCACGATACAAATGTGGCAGTCGGGAACCAGCGTCAGAGCACGGCGGCCATTGGTGGGATTACTCTCCAGGCAAATGGTGCCCGTTTGTGCGCTTGTGACGTGAGAATCAGTGACCACAACATCCACGGCATCAAGAAGACGGGGATCGGAGGAGCGGTCGTCAGGCGTG from the Corynebacterium durum genome contains:
- a CDS encoding MarR family winged helix-turn-helix transcriptional regulator, with product MNEPRWLSDEEQALWRLCLASVRKASRCIDETLQRGYELSTPEFAVLVSLSESPHHEIRLRDLCSDLNWDRSRTSHQITRMERRGLVRKQKCAGDARGVVVELTDEGQRRLEKAAPAHVESVRQLLFDHLTEEEARALKGFMEKVINVKGIPGAET
- a CDS encoding PspC domain-containing protein, which gives rise to MSNLPKLSRRLHRSRTNRMIAGVLGGIAETYGWDANVLRLLFVLSWLLPGPQFILYFVAWVLMPDDNSLGF